One stretch of Streptomyces sp. R21 DNA includes these proteins:
- a CDS encoding aldo/keto reductase, whose protein sequence is MCETPPMTSETITADAAGSWKLGDLTVNRIGFGAMRLTGSAAFHLGTPSDRDRSISVLRRAVELGVNHIDTAAFYFSSLRSANELINSALAPYADDLVIAAKVGPFRDYAGEWGTAARPEDLRGHVEENLRQLGRDHLDVVYLRRMRQESIAEHFGALAELREAGLIRHLGISDVRPEHIAEAQAIAPVVAVQNKYGLDAKNTEADAVLRTCGEQGIAFVPFFAIAGEGGARGAAGNHDEAVLAVAQAHGATPAQVRLAWTLHQGPHVLAIPGTGNPDHLVENVAAGALRLTDEELARLNTLHQQGD, encoded by the coding sequence ATGTGCGAAACTCCCCCGATGACCTCAGAGACGATCACCGCGGATGCCGCGGGCAGCTGGAAACTGGGCGATCTGACCGTCAACCGGATCGGATTCGGGGCGATGCGACTGACGGGCAGTGCCGCCTTCCATCTCGGCACGCCGAGCGATCGCGACCGGTCGATCTCCGTCCTACGACGTGCGGTCGAACTCGGCGTCAACCACATCGACACCGCCGCGTTCTACTTCTCCTCACTGCGCTCCGCGAACGAGCTGATCAACAGCGCACTGGCGCCGTACGCGGACGACCTGGTCATCGCCGCGAAGGTCGGCCCGTTCCGTGACTACGCGGGGGAGTGGGGCACCGCCGCGCGGCCCGAGGACCTGCGGGGCCATGTCGAGGAGAACCTGCGCCAGCTCGGCCGCGACCACCTGGACGTCGTATACCTGCGCCGTATGCGCCAGGAATCGATCGCCGAACACTTCGGGGCCCTGGCCGAGCTGCGCGAAGCAGGCCTGATCCGGCACCTCGGCATCTCCGACGTCCGGCCCGAGCACATCGCCGAGGCGCAGGCCATCGCGCCGGTGGTCGCCGTGCAGAACAAGTACGGCCTTGACGCCAAGAACACCGAGGCCGACGCCGTCCTGCGGACCTGCGGCGAGCAGGGCATCGCGTTCGTGCCGTTCTTCGCCATAGCGGGCGAGGGCGGCGCGCGGGGCGCGGCCGGCAACCACGACGAGGCGGTGCTCGCCGTCGCGCAGGCGCACGGGGCCACGCCCGCCCAGGTCAGGCTGGCCTGGACGCTGCACCAGGGCCCTCACGTCCTCGCCATCCCGGGCACCGGCAATCCCGATCACCTCGTGGAAAACGTGGCGGCGGGGGCGCTGCGCCTCACCGACGAGGAACTCGCCCGCCTCAACACGCTTCACCAGCAGGGGGATTGA